From the Bacillus sp. SM2101 genome, one window contains:
- the pheS gene encoding phenylalanine--tRNA ligase subunit alpha produces MQERLKELQQEAIEKVNLVEDLKQLNDIRVQYLGKKGPITEVLRGMGKLSAEERPKMGALANEVREAIQTALEEKKTKLEKQAVEEQLASETIDVTLPGRPITAGNPHPLTVVIEEIEDLFLGMGYTIAEGPEVEQDYYNFEALNLPKGHPARDMQDSFFILNDILLRTHTSPVQVRTMEKHQGKGPVKIICPGRVYRRDTDDATHSHQFMQIEGLVVDENISLSDLKGTLEVFAKKMFGDEREIRLRPSFFPFTEPSVEVDISCMKCRGKGCNICKGTGWIEVLGSGMVHPNVLEMAGFDSKKYSGFAFGMGPDRIAMLKYGIDDIRHLYTNDLRFLQQFNRA; encoded by the coding sequence ATGCAAGAACGATTAAAGGAGCTTCAACAAGAAGCAATTGAAAAAGTTAACTTAGTAGAAGATTTAAAGCAGTTAAATGATATTCGTGTCCAATATTTAGGAAAGAAAGGCCCTATTACAGAAGTATTAAGAGGTATGGGTAAGCTATCCGCTGAGGAAAGACCTAAAATGGGGGCTTTAGCGAACGAGGTAAGAGAAGCAATTCAAACTGCATTAGAAGAAAAGAAAACGAAACTAGAAAAACAAGCAGTCGAAGAGCAATTAGCATCTGAAACAATTGATGTCACGCTGCCAGGTAGACCGATTACTGCTGGGAATCCACATCCTTTAACGGTCGTTATTGAAGAAATTGAAGATTTGTTCCTTGGTATGGGTTATACGATAGCAGAGGGGCCAGAGGTTGAGCAAGATTACTATAATTTTGAAGCATTAAATCTACCTAAAGGACACCCTGCCCGTGATATGCAGGATTCCTTCTTTATATTAAACGATATTTTACTTCGGACACATACTTCACCAGTGCAAGTAAGAACGATGGAAAAACATCAAGGTAAAGGGCCTGTGAAAATCATTTGTCCAGGGAGAGTGTATCGACGAGATACCGACGATGCAACACACTCGCATCAATTTATGCAAATAGAAGGACTTGTAGTTGATGAAAATATTAGCTTAAGCGATTTAAAAGGTACGTTAGAAGTATTCGCAAAGAAAATGTTTGGTGATGAAAGGGAAATTCGTCTTCGTCCTAGCTTTTTCCCGTTTACAGAACCATCGGTTGAAGTTGATATTTCATGTATGAAATGTAGGGGTAAAGGTTGTAACATTTGTAAAGGTACAGGCTGGATTGAAGTACTAGGGTCAGGGATGGTGCATCCAAACGTGCTTGAAATGGCGGGTTTTGACTCGAAAAAATATTCAGGCTTTGCCTTTGGAATGGGTCCAGATCGAATAGCGATGTTGAAATACGGAATTGATGACATACGTCACTTATATACAAATGATCTTCGTTTCTTACAACAATTTAACCGAGCTTAA
- the rnhC gene encoding ribonuclease HIII encodes MANSVITVDKATINKMKKHYENISGGALPPGAIFIAKGPTFTITAYRSGKVLFQGKEGSQEAQLWESQQNSSSTSSNKINKSSTQGAAKTKYSPPDNISTLSIIGSDEVGTGDYFGPITVVATFVETKHIPLLKELGVKDSKGLTDEKICSIAKDIISIIPYSLLILHNEKYNDLQTSGITQGKMKAILHNRAIQHVLKKIEPAKHDGILIDQFAEPSTYYKHLQKEQTIVKDHVYFSTKAEGIHMAVAAASIIARYAFLKEMTKLSKECGMELPKGAGAQVDKAAAKVISKFGIQKLKQFTKYHFANTGKAKKLV; translated from the coding sequence TTGGCTAATTCTGTTATTACAGTTGATAAAGCTACCATCAATAAAATGAAAAAACACTATGAAAATATTAGTGGTGGTGCTTTACCACCAGGAGCTATTTTTATAGCTAAGGGACCAACGTTTACTATAACTGCATATCGTTCAGGAAAAGTATTATTTCAAGGCAAAGAAGGAAGCCAGGAAGCACAGCTTTGGGAGTCACAACAAAACAGCTCTTCAACTTCTAGTAACAAGATTAACAAGAGTTCCACACAAGGAGCTGCGAAAACAAAGTATTCCCCGCCAGATAATATTTCAACTCTTTCAATTATCGGCTCTGATGAAGTAGGGACTGGCGACTATTTCGGACCTATTACTGTAGTCGCTACCTTCGTTGAAACAAAACACATTCCGTTATTGAAGGAATTAGGAGTGAAAGATTCGAAAGGCTTAACAGATGAAAAGATTTGTTCTATTGCAAAAGACATCATATCAATCATTCCATATAGTTTACTTATTTTACATAATGAAAAATATAATGACCTACAAACTAGCGGTATAACCCAAGGAAAAATGAAAGCTATTCTACATAACCGTGCTATTCAACACGTATTAAAGAAAATAGAACCAGCGAAGCATGACGGAATATTAATTGATCAATTCGCTGAACCGTCGACTTATTATAAACATTTACAAAAAGAGCAAACAATCGTTAAAGACCATGTTTATTTCAGTACGAAAGCTGAAGGTATCCATATGGCTGTAGCTGCTGCGTCAATAATTGCACGTTACGCATTTTTGAAAGAAATGACTAAATTGAGTAAAGAATGTGGGATGGAGCTACCAAAAGGAGCTGGCGCCCAGGTTGACAAGGCAGCTGCGAAAGTAATTTCAAAGTTCGGTATTCAAAAGCTAAAACAATTTACTAAATACCATTTCGCAAATACCGGGAAGGCGAAGAAATTAGTATAA
- the polX gene encoding DNA polymerase/3'-5' exonuclease PolX: MNKKEIIKLLETIAIYMELKGENPFKISAFRKAATALENDDRSLSSINTFTDIPGIGKGTSAVISEFIESGESSLLTELKKEVPTGLIPLLKLPGVGGKKIAKLYKELAVVDAASLKEACIANKVQALAGFGKKTEEKILAAIEDMGSRPERLPIAFMLPIANEIEQALASMDGVIQYSRAGSLRRMKETIKDLDFIIATNERDKVRKQLIELKHMTTIISNGDTKVSVQLQYDYEVSVDFRLVAPLEFATTLHHFTGSKDHNVRMRQLAKERGEKISEYGVENINTGETTTFSSEEDFYSYFDLNYIPPELREDGSEVTTSFHSKDLISLEDIQGDLHMHSTWSDGAYSIEEMAEVCRDKGYKYMAITDHSQFLRVANGLTVERLKAQREEIRRLNKKYDDFVIFAGVEMDILPDGTLDYDDSVMKDMDIVIASIHSSFSQPKEVIMERLTTALRNHHVDIIAHPTGRLIGRRIGYDVDVDMLIELAKETNTALELNANPNRLDLSSDHLRKAQQAGLKIVINTDAHNIEMLEDMSIGVSTAMKGWVKSANVINTWDVESVRAFLHRHEK, encoded by the coding sequence ATGAATAAAAAAGAAATTATTAAGCTACTCGAAACAATTGCAATATATATGGAACTAAAAGGAGAAAACCCTTTTAAAATATCAGCATTTCGTAAAGCAGCAACAGCGTTAGAAAACGACGATCGAAGCCTTTCTTCAATTAATACCTTTACTGATATACCAGGAATAGGTAAAGGTACATCTGCGGTGATTTCGGAGTTTATTGAAAGTGGAGAGTCCTCTTTATTAACAGAATTGAAAAAAGAAGTACCAACGGGTCTTATTCCATTATTGAAATTACCTGGGGTAGGCGGCAAAAAAATTGCAAAGCTCTATAAAGAATTAGCGGTTGTTGACGCTGCTTCATTAAAGGAGGCTTGTATTGCAAATAAGGTACAAGCATTAGCAGGATTCGGGAAGAAAACAGAGGAAAAGATCCTTGCTGCTATTGAAGATATGGGCTCTCGTCCCGAAAGGTTACCCATTGCATTCATGCTTCCGATAGCTAATGAAATTGAACAGGCATTAGCATCCATGGACGGCGTGATACAATATTCAAGAGCGGGCAGTTTAAGAAGAATGAAAGAAACAATAAAAGATTTAGACTTTATTATTGCTACAAATGAGCGTGATAAAGTTAGAAAACAACTTATTGAGCTTAAACATATGACCACTATCATTTCAAATGGAGACACAAAGGTTTCGGTTCAATTACAATATGATTATGAAGTTTCCGTCGATTTTCGCTTGGTTGCACCTCTTGAATTTGCGACGACACTACACCATTTCACTGGTTCTAAAGACCACAATGTTCGAATGCGTCAATTAGCAAAAGAACGTGGTGAAAAAATTAGTGAATATGGTGTCGAGAATATAAATACAGGAGAAACGACGACCTTTTCTTCAGAAGAAGATTTCTATTCTTATTTTGACTTGAATTATATTCCACCTGAACTTCGTGAAGATGGTAGTGAAGTAACTACATCCTTTCATTCAAAAGACTTAATTTCCTTAGAAGATATTCAAGGTGATCTACATATGCATTCGACTTGGAGCGATGGTGCGTATTCAATAGAAGAGATGGCTGAAGTGTGTAGGGATAAGGGATATAAATATATGGCCATTACGGATCATTCACAGTTCTTACGAGTAGCTAATGGCTTAACAGTTGAACGCTTAAAGGCTCAAAGAGAGGAAATTAGAAGGTTAAATAAAAAATATGATGATTTTGTCATATTCGCTGGTGTAGAAATGGACATATTACCAGATGGTACATTAGATTATGATGATTCGGTCATGAAGGATATGGATATTGTTATTGCATCCATTCACTCTAGTTTCTCTCAACCAAAAGAGGTCATCATGGAGAGGTTAACAACAGCATTACGTAATCATCATGTTGATATAATTGCTCACCCTACAGGCAGGTTGATTGGGAGGCGTATTGGGTATGATGTAGATGTTGATATGCTAATTGAACTCGCAAAGGAGACTAATACCGCGTTAGAGTTGAATGCAAACCCAAACCGTTTAGACCTTTCATCAGATCACCTTCGAAAAGCGCAACAGGCAGGATTGAAGATTGTCATAAATACGGATGCTCATAATATTGAAATGCTTGAGGATATGTCGATCGGTGTATCAACTGCAATGAAGGGTTGGGTAAAAAGCGCAAATGTGATTAATACATGGGACGTAGAAAGTGTTCGGGCTTTTTTACATCGACATGAGAAATAA
- the pheT gene encoding phenylalanine--tRNA ligase subunit beta translates to MLVSYKWLQQYVDASAVTPEELAEKFNRTGIEVEVVESLNKGIKNVVVGHVLSKEQHPNADKLSVCSVDIGDSEPVQIICGAANVAAGQKVAVAKVGAVLPGNFKIKKAKLRGEESHGMICSLQELGIEAKVIQKDYATGIFVFPNDVEVGSDALEQLNLDDHVLELELTANRSDCLNMLGVAYEVGAMLGKEVELPRFQLQESNDMASDLVSVNIEDHDANPLYITKVIKNVKVGPSPLWLQTRLMAAGIRPINNVVDITNYVLLEYGQPLHAFDYDRFGSKEVLVRRAKPGEELTTLDDVKRSLTEDDLVITNGNEPVALAGVMGGADSEVREDTTTILLEAAYFNSGVVRSSSKSHGLRSDSSARFEKGIDPKRTLEAANRAAYLMMEYAGGEIAGGEAISDTLQLQPVVVSVSVQQINRLLGTSISNEEVASIFHNLQFSFTVDNDVFVVTVPTRRNDISIPEDLVEEVGRLYGYDNVKSTLPIGEARPGILTPYQAKRRKVRRYLEGAGLYQVVNYSLTSEEKVKQFALEEAEPVRLAMPMSEERSMLRLSLIPHLLDVVKHNSARQIEDIAIYETASVFVSSDKDALPNEKEHVAGALTGLWSSHLWQGEKKAVDFYVAKGVLGGLFSHLGLEERIQYKQIKQDLLHPGRTAQILLDGDVLGIIGQLHPITQNELDLQETYVFELSLEKLLQAEVSELKYNLIPRFPSITRDIALVVNSEVAVGDLKKTIIEAGGDLLKNVSIFDLYEGEHMEQGKKSVAFSLRYLDPERTLTDEEVTAVHENVLKAVENQFDAKLRG, encoded by the coding sequence ATGTTAGTCTCATATAAATGGTTACAGCAATATGTCGATGCATCTGCTGTAACTCCTGAAGAACTTGCAGAAAAATTTAATCGTACTGGTATTGAAGTAGAAGTAGTAGAATCTTTAAATAAGGGCATAAAAAATGTTGTTGTTGGTCATGTGTTGTCAAAGGAGCAGCATCCAAATGCTGATAAACTAAGCGTATGTAGCGTTGATATCGGTGATAGTGAACCTGTTCAAATTATTTGTGGTGCGGCAAATGTTGCTGCAGGACAAAAGGTAGCCGTTGCAAAAGTAGGTGCGGTATTACCTGGAAACTTCAAAATTAAAAAAGCGAAGTTAAGAGGCGAGGAATCCCATGGGATGATTTGTTCACTTCAAGAGCTAGGAATTGAAGCGAAGGTCATTCAAAAAGATTATGCAACAGGTATCTTTGTTTTTCCTAACGATGTTGAAGTTGGTAGTGACGCACTCGAACAGCTTAACTTAGATGATCATGTGTTGGAGTTGGAGTTAACAGCCAATCGATCTGATTGTTTAAATATGTTAGGTGTGGCGTATGAAGTAGGTGCAATGTTGGGGAAAGAGGTTGAACTTCCTCGTTTTCAACTACAGGAAAGCAATGACATGGCTTCAGATTTAGTTTCAGTGAATATTGAAGATCATGACGCTAATCCACTATATATTACTAAGGTAATAAAAAATGTCAAAGTAGGTCCATCACCTTTGTGGTTACAAACTCGCCTTATGGCAGCGGGTATTAGACCGATCAATAATGTAGTTGATATTACGAATTATGTCCTACTTGAATATGGTCAACCATTACATGCGTTTGATTATGACCGTTTTGGATCAAAAGAGGTACTTGTGCGTCGTGCTAAACCTGGAGAGGAGCTTACTACGCTAGATGATGTAAAACGCTCATTAACAGAAGATGACCTTGTCATTACAAATGGAAATGAGCCTGTAGCGCTTGCTGGGGTTATGGGTGGAGCTGATTCTGAGGTCCGTGAAGATACTACCACGATTTTATTGGAAGCTGCTTACTTTAACAGTGGTGTCGTACGAAGTAGTTCTAAAAGCCATGGATTAAGGAGCGATTCAAGTGCGCGTTTTGAAAAAGGTATAGATCCGAAACGAACGCTAGAAGCGGCAAATCGAGCAGCATATTTAATGATGGAATATGCTGGAGGAGAAATCGCTGGTGGTGAGGCCATCAGTGATACACTACAACTACAACCTGTTGTCGTGTCGGTGTCTGTCCAACAAATCAATCGTTTACTCGGGACGTCAATTTCCAATGAAGAAGTTGCTAGCATTTTTCATAATCTCCAGTTCTCATTTACTGTAGATAATGATGTTTTTGTTGTCACTGTTCCAACAAGAAGAAACGATATTTCAATTCCAGAAGATTTAGTTGAAGAAGTAGGGAGATTATACGGTTATGATAATGTCAAATCGACTCTCCCTATCGGTGAAGCTAGACCAGGTATATTGACTCCTTATCAAGCAAAACGTCGTAAAGTACGTCGTTATCTTGAAGGAGCAGGCTTATATCAAGTAGTGAATTACTCATTAACGAGTGAGGAAAAAGTGAAACAGTTTGCATTAGAAGAGGCAGAGCCAGTGCGTTTAGCCATGCCGATGAGTGAAGAGCGCAGCATGCTACGTTTAAGTTTAATACCTCATTTACTTGATGTAGTAAAACATAATAGTGCTCGACAAATTGAAGATATTGCAATTTATGAAACAGCATCGGTATTTGTATCATCTGATAAAGATGCACTGCCAAATGAAAAGGAACATGTTGCTGGAGCATTGACTGGCCTTTGGTCATCCCACTTATGGCAAGGTGAGAAGAAAGCAGTAGATTTCTATGTCGCAAAAGGTGTTTTAGGTGGCTTATTTAGCCACTTGGGTTTGGAGGAGCGCATTCAATACAAACAAATAAAACAAGATCTTCTTCATCCAGGACGAACTGCACAAATCTTACTAGATGGAGACGTATTAGGTATCATTGGACAACTTCATCCAATCACCCAAAATGAACTTGATTTACAAGAGACTTACGTATTTGAATTGTCATTAGAAAAGCTACTTCAAGCTGAAGTTTCGGAACTTAAATATAATCTCATTCCGCGCTTCCCTTCAATTACTAGAGATATAGCACTCGTTGTCAATAGTGAAGTAGCAGTTGGTGATTTAAAGAAAACAATTATAGAAGCGGGTGGAGATCTGTTAAAGAATGTTTCGATCTTTGATTTATACGAAGGTGAGCATATGGAGCAAGGCAAAAAATCAGTAGCCTTCTCTTTACGCTATTTAGATCCAGAACGTACGCTTACTGATGAAGAGGTAACAGCTGTCCATGAAAATGTTTTAAAGGCTGTCGAAAATCAGTTCGATGCAAAATTAAGAGGTTAG
- a CDS encoding CvpA family protein codes for MLDLILIIILIAGFLIGLKRGFVLQIIHFFGLIVAFVLASIYYDTLAPKLILWIPYPTIGEGSALNSLFENMNLEDAYYRAIAFVIIFIMVKIIMQILGSMLDFVAHLPILKQINGWAGAILGFLEVYIILFVVLYIVALLPIDFIQMPIQDSFVANMMIKHTPIFSSMIKDLWFEYVAG; via the coding sequence ATGCTTGATCTTATTTTAATAATTATTCTTATTGCAGGATTTTTAATAGGCTTAAAGAGAGGGTTCGTGCTTCAAATTATTCACTTCTTTGGGTTGATTGTTGCATTTGTTTTAGCATCAATCTATTATGACACTCTAGCACCCAAATTAATTCTTTGGATCCCATATCCAACAATTGGTGAAGGAAGCGCATTAAATTCTTTATTTGAAAATATGAACCTTGAGGATGCATATTATAGAGCGATCGCTTTTGTAATCATATTTATAATGGTCAAGATCATTATGCAGATCCTTGGATCGATGCTAGACTTTGTTGCTCATTTACCAATCTTAAAACAAATCAATGGATGGGCAGGAGCTATTCTAGGTTTCTTAGAAGTTTACATCATCTTATTTGTTGTGCTTTATATTGTAGCATTGTTACCAATAGACTTTATTCAAATGCCTATACAAGATTCATTTGTGGCTAATATGATGATAAAACACACCCCGATTTTTTCATCAATGATAAAAGATCTTTGGTTTGAGTATGTTGCGGGATAA
- a CDS encoding endonuclease MutS2 yields MLERVLKTLEFNKIKDLLVTHVASSLGKAKVDTLMPATKFEEVVKLQEQTDEAVKILRLKGNVPLGGIFDIRSNVKRAKINSTLHPEELLDIANTIYAGRQIQKFTSDMIEDDHDIPYFHELSYELIPFRELEDSIKQCINDYGEIYDHASSKLRTIRQQLRTSEARIREKLESIIRSSSAQKKLSDVIITIRNDRFVIPVKQEYRSSYGGIVHDQSSSGATLFIEPQVVVELNNLLHEAKIKEKQEIEKILHELTVNVAEEADGLLHNIDILAEIDFMFTKAKYARSIKASKPVMNNDRYIRLVKAKHPLIDPDEVVPNDIELGKDYSTILITGPNTGGKTVALKTIGLCTLMAQSGLQIPAEDGSEMSVFSSIYADIGDEQSIEQSLSTFSSHMVNIVDILQQFNSESLVLFDELGAGTDPQEGAALAISILDEVYQKGARVVATTHYPELKAYGYNRDGVINASVEFDVETLSPTYRLLIGVPGRSNAFDISRRLGLDEQVIYRAKKQISTESNTVENMIASLEDSKKHAEEKLEEAERLRKEAKDLHKKLEDQMTELASQKDVIFEQAEQKARETVNIAKQEAESIIGDLRKIQKEQYAQVKEHELIDAKKRLEAAAPKLNKSKNNIIRKKNEQSLQPGDEVKVISLDQKGHLLEKASSKEWLVQLGIMKMKVKESDLQYASRPKPIETKPLVAIKGKEYHVSLELDLRGERFENAILRVEKYLDDAILAGYPRVSIIHGKGTGALRKGVQDLLKNHRAVKKVRYGEASEGGSGISIVELK; encoded by the coding sequence ATGCTAGAACGAGTTTTAAAAACATTAGAATTTAACAAAATAAAAGATTTATTGGTTACTCATGTTGCTTCTTCATTAGGGAAAGCAAAGGTAGATACGTTAATGCCAGCTACAAAATTTGAAGAAGTAGTTAAATTACAAGAGCAAACAGATGAGGCTGTCAAAATACTTCGATTAAAAGGGAATGTTCCTTTAGGGGGTATTTTTGATATTCGATCAAACGTGAAAAGAGCAAAGATCAACAGTACGTTACATCCTGAAGAACTATTGGATATTGCAAATACAATATATGCGGGAAGGCAAATTCAAAAATTTACGAGTGATATGATTGAAGATGATCATGACATCCCATATTTTCACGAGTTAAGTTATGAACTAATTCCATTTAGAGAATTGGAAGACTCAATTAAGCAATGTATAAATGATTATGGAGAGATTTATGATCATGCTAGTTCTAAGCTGCGAACAATAAGACAGCAGTTAAGAACGAGTGAAGCCCGCATTCGTGAAAAATTAGAAAGTATTATTAGGTCGAGCTCAGCCCAAAAAAAGCTATCAGATGTTATTATTACAATTAGAAATGATCGCTTTGTTATCCCAGTAAAACAAGAATATCGGAGTTCTTACGGTGGTATCGTTCATGATCAATCTTCATCTGGTGCAACATTGTTTATTGAGCCGCAAGTTGTCGTTGAACTAAATAACCTTTTACATGAGGCAAAAATAAAAGAGAAGCAAGAAATTGAGAAAATACTGCATGAATTAACGGTAAATGTAGCAGAAGAAGCTGATGGGTTACTACATAATATTGATATACTAGCTGAAATTGACTTTATGTTTACAAAGGCAAAATATGCTCGCAGTATCAAAGCATCAAAGCCAGTGATGAACAATGATCGTTATATTAGATTGGTTAAAGCAAAGCATCCATTAATTGATCCTGATGAGGTGGTACCTAACGATATAGAGCTAGGAAAAGATTATTCTACGATCTTAATAACTGGACCAAATACTGGGGGGAAAACAGTTGCGCTAAAAACGATTGGTTTATGTACGTTAATGGCACAGTCTGGGCTGCAAATCCCTGCTGAAGATGGTTCTGAAATGTCTGTTTTCTCCTCGATTTATGCAGATATAGGTGATGAACAATCTATAGAACAAAGTTTAAGTACTTTTTCGTCGCATATGGTAAATATTGTAGACATTTTACAGCAGTTTAATAGTGAAAGCCTTGTGCTGTTTGATGAGTTAGGAGCGGGAACAGATCCACAGGAAGGTGCGGCATTAGCTATTTCTATATTGGACGAAGTCTACCAAAAAGGAGCAAGGGTGGTAGCTACGACACACTATCCAGAGCTTAAAGCATATGGATATAATAGAGATGGAGTAATTAATGCTAGTGTGGAATTTGATGTAGAGACGTTGAGTCCTACATATCGTTTGCTTATTGGAGTTCCTGGGAGAAGTAATGCTTTTGACATATCAAGACGTTTAGGCTTAGACGAACAGGTCATATATCGAGCTAAAAAGCAAATTAGTACTGAAAGTAATACTGTGGAGAATATGATTGCTTCCTTGGAAGATAGTAAAAAGCATGCGGAAGAGAAGCTAGAGGAAGCTGAGCGACTTAGGAAAGAAGCAAAGGATCTTCATAAGAAGCTTGAAGATCAAATGACTGAGCTTGCTAGTCAAAAAGATGTGATATTCGAACAAGCAGAACAAAAAGCTCGTGAAACTGTTAATATTGCAAAACAAGAAGCAGAATCGATTATTGGGGATTTACGTAAAATCCAAAAGGAACAATATGCACAGGTGAAAGAGCACGAGCTTATTGATGCAAAGAAACGACTTGAAGCTGCAGCTCCAAAGCTTAATAAAAGCAAGAATAATATCATTCGCAAAAAGAATGAACAAAGCCTCCAACCTGGTGACGAAGTGAAAGTAATTAGCCTTGATCAAAAAGGTCATTTACTAGAAAAGGCTTCATCGAAAGAGTGGCTAGTGCAACTAGGAATTATGAAAATGAAAGTGAAAGAATCAGATCTTCAATATGCTAGTCGCCCAAAACCGATAGAAACGAAGCCTCTTGTAGCAATCAAAGGAAAAGAGTACCATGTCAGCCTTGAATTAGATTTACGAGGTGAAAGATTTGAAAATGCGATACTTCGTGTAGAGAAGTATCTTGACGATGCAATACTTGCTGGATACCCACGTGTTTCTATCATACATGGAAAAGGAACTGGCGCTCTAAGAAAAGGAGTTCAGGACCTTTTAAAAAATCACAGAGCTGTTAAAAAAGTTCGTTATGGTGAGGCGAGTGAAGGTGGTTCAGGAATTTCTATTGTAGAATTGAAATAG
- a CDS encoding complement C1q tumor necrosis factor-related protein: MESENCKCKVVPQLPSGPQGPPGPPGLRGLQGARGPQGLQGGQGATGPPGLDGVQGPQGATGPPGLDGVQGPQGATGPPGPVPMLSFRAETGGQDIPDPSTALKVTFPNEDFEFGGNNYDTSTSIFTAPSDGVYHFSTSIQIETSDGDAQTTINLVLNSLTNISCQSIEGPGCCTTDTLIQLQSLDTICVTIDYDSQQSANGSIPINRVSCFTGHMVHTT, translated from the coding sequence ATGGAAAGTGAAAATTGTAAGTGTAAAGTGGTTCCACAACTACCATCTGGCCCACAAGGACCACCAGGTCCACCTGGATTAAGAGGGCTACAAGGAGCACGAGGACCGCAAGGACTACAAGGAGGACAAGGAGCTACTGGTCCACCTGGATTAGATGGTGTTCAAGGCCCACAAGGAGCTACTGGTCCACCTGGATTAGATGGTGTTCAAGGCCCACAAGGAGCTACTGGTCCACCAGGCCCAGTACCGATGCTTAGTTTTAGAGCAGAAACTGGTGGTCAGGATATTCCAGATCCTTCAACCGCTTTAAAAGTAACATTCCCAAATGAAGATTTTGAATTTGGTGGAAACAATTATGATACTAGTACTTCCATATTTACTGCACCTTCGGATGGTGTTTATCATTTTAGTACATCGATACAAATTGAGACTTCGGATGGTGATGCCCAAACTACAATAAATTTAGTACTAAATAGCTTAACTAACATATCATGTCAATCAATTGAGGGACCGGGATGTTGTACCACAGATACGTTAATTCAATTGCAAAGCTTAGATACAATATGCGTTACAATAGATTATGATAGCCAACAGAGTGCGAATGGAAGTATTCCAATTAATAGAGTATCATGCTTCACTGGACATATGGTTCATACAACATAA
- the zapA gene encoding cell division protein ZapA has translation MSEKSKTRTTVDIYGQQYSIVGSENTSHVLKVASIVDEKMREIGRKNPYLDVHKLAVLTAVNVVHDYVKLTEKYEKLEQQVNKEKD, from the coding sequence TTGTCAGAGAAATCTAAAACGAGAACAACTGTTGATATATATGGTCAGCAATATTCAATTGTAGGCTCAGAGAATACTAGTCATGTGCTAAAAGTAGCTTCAATAGTAGATGAAAAGATGAGAGAGATAGGTCGGAAAAACCCTTATTTAGACGTTCATAAATTAGCGGTGTTAACCGCTGTTAACGTAGTTCATGATTACGTAAAGCTGACCGAAAAATATGAAAAACTAGAACAACAAGTAAATAAAGAAAAGGATTGA
- a CDS encoding RNA methyltransferase — MRRIESSKNPKVKQWKKLHTRKEREKTGLFLVEGFHMVEEALHTNGTVNELIINEKTEIPSKWDITNIDVTYVNDEIIAVISETEAPQGIFAVCNKLTLDTSLDNKNKYLLIDAVQDPGNVGTIIRTAEAVGIDAIILGNGTVDVYNPKVLRATQGAIFHVPVVKGSLVDWVRLLKEKNVSIFGTSLQNGVDYREIPPQSKFALLVGNEGNGVNEELLKSTTSNIYIPIYGKSESLNVAVATGIVLYHFQQ, encoded by the coding sequence TTGAGACGAATTGAATCCTCTAAAAATCCAAAAGTGAAGCAATGGAAAAAGCTTCATACAAGAAAAGAACGAGAAAAAACAGGACTTTTTCTCGTTGAAGGTTTTCATATGGTGGAAGAAGCACTACATACAAATGGTACGGTGAATGAGCTAATTATAAATGAAAAAACTGAAATACCATCAAAGTGGGATATAACGAATATAGATGTCACATACGTCAATGATGAAATAATAGCAGTTATAAGTGAAACTGAAGCACCTCAAGGTATATTTGCAGTTTGTAACAAATTAACATTGGACACTAGTTTAGATAATAAAAATAAATATTTACTTATTGATGCTGTACAGGATCCAGGAAATGTTGGAACGATCATCCGAACTGCAGAAGCGGTTGGCATTGATGCGATTATTTTAGGAAATGGGACTGTTGATGTATATAATCCAAAGGTACTTAGGGCAACTCAAGGAGCGATCTTTCATGTACCAGTTGTAAAAGGAAGCCTTGTCGATTGGGTGAGACTATTGAAAGAAAAGAATGTATCTATCTTTGGTACATCTTTACAAAATGGTGTCGATTATCGAGAGATTCCCCCCCAATCCAAATTTGCTTTATTAGTTGGAAATGAAGGTAATGGGGTAAATGAAGAACTGCTAAAAAGTACGACATCTAACATTTATATACCTATATATGGAAAAAGCGAATCATTAAATGTTGCCGTTGCAACGGGGATTGTACTTTATCATTTCCAACAATAA